The following are encoded in a window of Fretibacter rubidus genomic DNA:
- a CDS encoding aldose 1-epimerase: MAHVTLKNGKSELTLSPDSGAAVLRFTHDGQEMFKSVEAGWKAARDPLKTSCFPLIPYSNRIRDGRFHFGGEDISLEFHETDHGHALHGLGWVRPWTVTQQSERDCVCSLNHTADIWPWAFHATQSLELSDGRLSMTVSITNESSAGMPAGIGTHPYFPNKKNARLQFNASGVWLSDEAALPTIHAAIPEPWDFTQARKLKDVVVDNCFTGFSGQASIRWDNARYGMDISADEVLGFAVVYVPEEQDYFCFEPVSHMNDAVNFEGKTKATGLRVLSPGETVSATTNFTVADNT, translated from the coding sequence ATGGCTCACGTAACATTAAAGAATGGCAAAAGCGAACTCACGCTCTCGCCCGACTCCGGCGCGGCAGTTTTACGTTTCACCCATGACGGTCAAGAGATGTTTAAATCTGTTGAGGCCGGATGGAAAGCGGCGCGTGATCCATTAAAGACATCATGCTTTCCGCTTATTCCTTATTCAAATCGTATTCGCGATGGACGGTTTCATTTCGGCGGTGAAGATATATCGCTGGAATTTCATGAAACAGACCACGGCCATGCGCTCCATGGTTTGGGGTGGGTGCGGCCTTGGACAGTGACGCAACAATCTGAACGCGACTGTGTGTGTTCGCTTAATCACACTGCAGATATCTGGCCATGGGCGTTCCATGCGACGCAGTCCTTAGAGCTATCCGATGGACGGCTTTCCATGACCGTATCTATCACTAACGAGAGTTCGGCCGGTATGCCCGCTGGCATTGGTACACATCCCTATTTTCCAAATAAGAAAAACGCGCGGCTCCAATTTAACGCAAGTGGTGTTTGGCTATCGGATGAAGCAGCGCTTCCGACAATTCACGCGGCGATACCAGAGCCATGGGACTTCACCCAAGCGCGCAAGCTTAAAGATGTGGTTGTTGATAATTGTTTTACAGGCTTTAGCGGCCAAGCCAGCATTCGCTGGGACAATGCGCGCTACGGCATGGATATCAGCGCTGATGAGGTCTTGGGATTTGCCGTCGTTTATGTACCAGAAGAACAGGACTACTTCTGCTTTGAGCCTGTTAGCCATATGAATGACGCGGTAAATTTTGAAGGTAAAACCAAGGCGACAGGACTGCGTGTCCTCTCGCCTGGGGAAACCGTCTCAGCCACAACAAATTTTACTGTGGCTGATAATACGTAA
- a CDS encoding LacI family DNA-binding transcriptional regulator encodes MKKITIEDIAKEAHVSIKTVSRVFNHEPNVRDNTRDRVLAVAEAMNYRPNLSARSLASNKSFIIVHFHDNPNPDYLDRINQGLHKACRAAGYFSVNEPLPLTNGSYAALAATYLTSFHVDGALLSPPLSDDPALLAVLREKNVPYTRVSPQFEKRSSGATYIDDKAASLMMTNHLIELGHKNIAFIAGPSSHGSTIERTAGFLKALETAGLSVQNCPQYSGDFSFRSGLNAGQKIIESGHNVTAIFAANDEMAVGAMMAAMKAGLDIPKDMSIAGFDGSRIGDVLWPQLTTIRQPIRQLSERATDILLTSLRTSETDIICEELPVTLLARGSSSVPKISS; translated from the coding sequence ATGAAAAAAATTACGATTGAGGACATCGCCAAAGAAGCGCATGTCTCCATCAAGACTGTTTCGCGCGTGTTTAATCACGAACCTAATGTTCGCGATAATACGCGTGACCGCGTTTTGGCCGTGGCAGAGGCGATGAATTACCGCCCCAATTTGTCGGCTCGGAGCTTAGCCTCGAATAAGTCCTTCATTATCGTGCATTTCCATGACAACCCAAACCCCGATTATCTTGACCGTATAAACCAAGGTCTGCACAAAGCGTGTCGCGCCGCCGGGTATTTTTCTGTGAATGAGCCTCTGCCCTTAACAAACGGCAGCTATGCGGCTTTAGCGGCGACTTACTTGACGTCATTTCACGTAGACGGCGCATTGCTCAGCCCGCCGTTATCCGATGACCCTGCATTGCTGGCGGTACTGCGTGAGAAGAATGTTCCTTACACACGTGTATCTCCACAATTTGAAAAACGCTCTAGCGGTGCGACCTACATTGATGACAAAGCCGCCAGTTTGATGATGACTAACCACTTGATCGAATTAGGGCACAAGAATATTGCCTTTATTGCTGGCCCGTCCAGTCATGGCTCAACGATCGAACGCACCGCGGGGTTTTTAAAAGCGCTAGAAACCGCAGGTCTGTCGGTACAGAATTGCCCGCAATATAGTGGAGACTTCTCTTTTCGGTCGGGCCTCAACGCCGGTCAGAAAATCATCGAGTCAGGTCATAATGTCACTGCGATTTTTGCAGCCAATGATGAAATGGCTGTAGGCGCTATGATGGCCGCCATGAAAGCAGGGCTCGACATTCCCAAGGATATGTCCATAGCGGGCTTTGATGGCTCACGCATTGGAGACGTGTTGTGGCCGCAGCTAACCACTATTCGACAACCCATTAGGCAGCTATCGGAACGCGCTACCGATATATTGCTGACAAGCCTGCGAACTTCTGAGACGGATATCATATGCGAGGAGCTTCCCGTCACGCTTCTCGCGCGGGGTAGTAGTTCCGTCCCGAAAATTTCATCTTAA